In a genomic window of Rhopalosiphum maidis isolate BTI-1 chromosome 4, ASM367621v3, whole genome shotgun sequence:
- the LOC113561192 gene encoding V-type proton ATPase subunit G, which yields MASQTQGIQQLLAAEKRAAEKVAEAKKRKARRLKQAKEEAQDEIEKYRQEREKQFKEFEIKHMGSREDVAARIDADTKIKIEEMNKAVIVNKQAVIDQILELVYDIKPELHKNFKATANKE from the exons ATGGCCAGCCAAACTCAAGGAATCCAACAATTGTTGGCTGCTGAAAAGAGGGCCGCGGAAAAAGTTGCCGAAGCTAAGAAAC gcAAAGCAAGACGTTTAAAACAAGCTAAAGAAGAAGCTCAagatgaaattgaaaaatacagaCAAGAAAGGGAAAAACAATTCAaggaatttgaaattaaa caCATGGGTTCCCGGGAGGATGTTGCTGCTAGAATAGATGCTGACACTAAAATAAAGATTGAAGAGATGAATAAGGctgtaattgttaataaacagGCAGTCATTGATCAAATTCTTGAATTGGTTTATGACATCAAACCAGAGTtgcacaaaaattttaaagctaCAGCTAACAAAGAATGA
- the LOC113548882 gene encoding uncharacterized protein LOC113548882 has product MSKHLVDMASKQKDVMFNMLSLKHKLLIPEKECEKCEQYTKDWLIINVCHHLLCINCANIQDGTNCCQICNITFDPNTQVSTVTEMKIAFSQVEDIVWKVIALENGTLDELYPDEEFNNKNKPDMIHINSVKSSMQNHLYSQNNESNRESNLSLSQSSVDLFEETEDIEVPEQENDNHQSNGSVSICVNSDKNDELVK; this is encoded by the exons ATGTCTAAGCACCTTGTTGACATGGCATCCAAGCAAAAAGACGTCATGTTTAACATGTTGTCATTAAAGCACAAGTTATTAATCCCAGAAAAAGAATGTGAAAAAtg tgAACAGTATACTAAAGATTGGTTGATTATTAACGTCTGTCATCATTTACTCTGTATAAATTGTGCAAACATTCAGGACGGTACAAACTGTTGTCAAATATGCAATATCACGTTCGATCCAAATACACAAGTCAGTACAGTTACTGAAATGAAAATAGCGTTTTCTCAAGTTGAAGATATAGTGTGGAAAGTAATTGCATTAGA GAATGGAACATTGGATGAATTATATCCCGATGAAGAATTTaacaa caAAAACAAACCAGATATGATTCATATAAACTCAGTTAAATCTTCAATGCAAAACCATTTGTATAGCCAAAATAATGAATCTAACAGGGAatctaatttaagtttatctcAATCATCAGTAGATCTATTTGAAGAAACTGAGGACATTGAAGTTCCAGAACAAGAAAATGATAATCATCAGTCTAATGGATCTGTTTCTATTTGTGTTAATTCTGATAAAAATGATGAACTGgtaaaatag
- the LOC113548755 gene encoding uncharacterized protein LOC113548755 isoform X1, with product MNHSTANVPDIIAEWDTDSDSETIILSDLQIESSTFISSDLDFQHQDLNMNGDDNYDQSATDTSNSDSESEDDVVQGTIDRCCVSNPWNHSVKNKHIVVTYTNIENDELEVIQELVDTFKLNAHVGWSDSVTHLIVKILPNGKCVRTRKIMNALLLNCFIVSLEWAKDCITSKTLLPEVDYIPPDYSGEPSPLVSWRVGRGIIDSPMEWTRNCILYLHSSIEFNESYMDIKLWAQRAGFVLTNDLGEFNDDYKLRIILADKNSTTNDVRAKLPNKTEITSWICDYKAVTLFLDWFLECLFQYKFVEISRDYQIMKLNSNMVEFTNMEESLFEFEIC from the exons ATGAATCACTCG actGCGAATGTTCCTGACATCATTGCTGAATGGGACACCGATTCGGACTctgaaactattatattaagcgATTTGCAGATTGAAAGTTCTACTTTTATCAGTTCCGACTTAGACTTTCAACACCAAGATCTAAATATGAACGGTGATGATAATTATGATCAAAGTGCTACAGATACTAGTAACAGTGACAGTGAATCTGAAGATGACGTTGTCCAGGGAACAATAGACAGATGCTGTGTCTC TAACCCTTGGAATCattctgtaaaaaataaacatatagttGTAACATATACCAATATTGAAAACGATGAACTTGAAGTGATACAAGAGTTGGTAGATACGTTTAAACTAAATGCACACGTAGGTTGGAGTGATAGTGTTACACATTTAATTGTGAAAATTCTTCCAAATGGTAAATGTGTTCGAACTAGAAAAATTATGAACGCGCTATTATTAAACTGCTTTATTGTTAGTTTGGAGTGGGCCAAAGACTGTATAACTTCTAAGACATTATTGCCagag GTAGATTATATACCACCTGATTATTCTGGCGAACCATCCCCATTAGTGTCTTGGCGTGTGGGACGAGGAATAATTGATTCACCGATGGAATGGACTAgaaattgcattttatatcTTCATAGTTCTATTGAATTCAATGAGTCATATATGGACATAAAA ttatgGGCTCAAAGAGCTGGTTTTGTGTTGACTAATGATTTGGGAGAGTTCAATGATGACTACAAATTGCGAATTATATTGGCtgataaaaatagtacaacTAATGATGTTCGAGCTAAATTACCCAACAAAACAGAAAttacaa gttggATATGTGATTATAAAGCTGTTACATTATTCTTGGATTGGTTTCTTGAGTGTTTGtttcaatacaaatttgtTGAAATTAGTCGAGATTACCAAATTATGAAACTAAATTCAAACATGGTAGAATTTACCAATATGGAAGAATCTCtgtttgaatttgaaatttgttga
- the LOC113548755 gene encoding uncharacterized protein LOC113548755 isoform X2, translated as MNGDDNYDQSATDTSNSDSESEDDVVQGTIDRCCVSNPWNHSVKNKHIVVTYTNIENDELEVIQELVDTFKLNAHVGWSDSVTHLIVKILPNGKCVRTRKIMNALLLNCFIVSLEWAKDCITSKTLLPEVDYIPPDYSGEPSPLVSWRVGRGIIDSPMEWTRNCILYLHSSIEFNESYMDIKLWAQRAGFVLTNDLGEFNDDYKLRIILADKNSTTNDVRAKLPNKTEITSWICDYKAVTLFLDWFLECLFQYKFVEISRDYQIMKLNSNMVEFTNMEESLFEFEIC; from the exons ATGAACGGTGATGATAATTATGATCAAAGTGCTACAGATACTAGTAACAGTGACAGTGAATCTGAAGATGACGTTGTCCAGGGAACAATAGACAGATGCTGTGTCTC TAACCCTTGGAATCattctgtaaaaaataaacatatagttGTAACATATACCAATATTGAAAACGATGAACTTGAAGTGATACAAGAGTTGGTAGATACGTTTAAACTAAATGCACACGTAGGTTGGAGTGATAGTGTTACACATTTAATTGTGAAAATTCTTCCAAATGGTAAATGTGTTCGAACTAGAAAAATTATGAACGCGCTATTATTAAACTGCTTTATTGTTAGTTTGGAGTGGGCCAAAGACTGTATAACTTCTAAGACATTATTGCCagag GTAGATTATATACCACCTGATTATTCTGGCGAACCATCCCCATTAGTGTCTTGGCGTGTGGGACGAGGAATAATTGATTCACCGATGGAATGGACTAgaaattgcattttatatcTTCATAGTTCTATTGAATTCAATGAGTCATATATGGACATAAAA ttatgGGCTCAAAGAGCTGGTTTTGTGTTGACTAATGATTTGGGAGAGTTCAATGATGACTACAAATTGCGAATTATATTGGCtgataaaaatagtacaacTAATGATGTTCGAGCTAAATTACCCAACAAAACAGAAAttacaa gttggATATGTGATTATAAAGCTGTTACATTATTCTTGGATTGGTTTCTTGAGTGTTTGtttcaatacaaatttgtTGAAATTAGTCGAGATTACCAAATTATGAAACTAAATTCAAACATGGTAGAATTTACCAATATGGAAGAATCTCtgtttgaatttgaaatttgttga
- the LOC113549431 gene encoding synaptic vesicle glycoprotein 2B-like, giving the protein MGLDFLDNGSIFEHAITCAEFGRFHYFLLALCGLIYMNCAISVSVVSFVLPSAQCDFNLSSSDKGLLNAVPLLGMLLGAYFWGCLADMHGRKKALIAALLVDGLFSLLSSFLTLFWPFLFCRFFSGFGLSGYLGICFSYLGEFQPKIYREKVLSWLEMFWTVGIILLPLVAWGIIPLPSNYTIGILRYSSWNLFLTLCSLPSILLALWLTRFPESPKFLLECGEFDEALECLKRIYTENTGEPGDAYPVRSLIENEVRCSVISIQSKRSLRSMKTVKTPKDLKNLLNEVWYQTKEMFKPPHLKNTLLTCLIQFGLTSSYYTLMMWFPELFNRFETFERQKPGVEVSVCQVSSVYIEHDGALNTADLCGSAVGESVYTHTLWIGIACIPTSLWMPLCVHRLGAKFFLVMCLFVSGIVAAALYFVKNALQNLILSCLFEAFSGLGISVLLCIMVDLFPTNMRVMAAAASATFGRLGSLMANITFGLLIDSHCILLIIIFSSLLIISGLLSLALPNGNNKDLD; this is encoded by the exons Atgg GTTTGGATTTCTTGGATAATGGCTCAATTTTTGAGCACGCCATAACGTGTgcag AATTCGGCCGATTCCACTACTTCTTATTGGCACTATGTGGTCTCATCTACATGAACTGCGCCATATCAGTAAGTGTTGTATCTTTCGTCCTGCCTTCGGCGCAATGCGACTTCAATCTCAGCTCATCAGACAAAGGCTTATTGAACGCCGTGCCTCTTTTag GCATGCTCCTGGGAGCGTACTTTTGGGGCTGTCTGGCCGACATGCACGGTAGAAAGAAGGCTTTGATCGCAGCGCTGCTCGTGGATGGCCTGTTCAGCTTGCTTTCGAGCTTCCTCACTTTATTTTGGCCATTTTTGTTCTGTCGTTTCTTCAGTGGTTTTGG TCTGTCCGGATACTTAGGAATTTGTTTCTCGTATTTGGGTGAATTTCAACCGAAAATCTATAGAGAAAAAGTGCTGTCATGGTTGGAAATGTTTTGGACAGTCGGCATTATACTGTTACCac TGGTTGCTTGGGGTATCATACCGTTGCCGTCCAACTACACTATCGGCATACTCAGGTATTCGTCATGGAATCTGTTCCTAACGTTGTGCTCATTGCCCAGTATCCTTTTGGCCTTGTGGCTGACCCGGTTCCCGGAAAGCCCAAAGTTTCTGTTGGAGTGCGGTGAATTTGATGAGGCACTTGAATGTCTAAAACGGATTTATACGGAGAATACCGGCGAACCAGGAGACGCTTATCCT GTTCGGAGTCTCATAGAGAACGAAGTCCGATGCAGTGTGATCAGCATACAGTCAAAGCGTTCGTTACGCAGCATGAAGACGGTCAAAACGCCAAAGGACCTCAAGAATCTACTTAACGAGGTGTGGTACCAGACTAAAGAAATGTTTAAACCACCACACCTGAAGAACACTTTGCTCACGTGTCTCATACAGTTTGGACTGACTTCCAG TTACTACACGCTGATGATGTGGTTCCCGGAACTGTTCAACAGGTTCGAGACATTCGAACGCCAAAAACCTGGAGTGGAAGTGTCAGTGTGTCAAGTGTCATCCGTGTACATAGAACATGACGGCGCTTTGAACACGGCCGACTTGTGCGGGTCGGCAGTTGGCGAGTCCGTGTACACGCACACCCTGTGGATCGGCATAGCATGTATACCCACATCGTTGTGGATGCCCCTATGCGTGCACCGACTTGGCGCTAAATTCTTCTTGG TGATGTGCCTATTTGTATCTGGAATTGTGGCCGCCGCTCTGTACTTCGTGAAAAACGCTTTGCAAAACCTCATACTGTCGTGCCTGTTCGAAGCGTTCAGCGGACTGGGAATCAGTGTGTTGCTATGCATCATGGTCGATCTGTTCCCCACCAATATGAG AGTAATGGCAGCCGCGGCTTCAGCGACGTTCGGCCGTCTTGGGTCATTGATGGCCAATATCACATTCGGACTGCTCATAGACTCTCACTGCATTCTGCTAATCATCATATTCAGCTCGTTGTTGATAA taagcGGACTGCTCTCTTTGGCTCTTCCAAACGGAAACAACAAAGACTTAGACTAG